A genome region from bacterium includes the following:
- a CDS encoding nitroreductase produces MSDTSRAAAVLDVIRGRRSVPKLKPDPVPHDLVARLLDAAVWAPNHRVTEPWQFFVLEGESKRRFAEIRRDARRKAMPNPDAPEVQAALDKVYRDTVETPLIIAVTSHLPDDPEAREEDIWATYGAAYAFMLGAWAEGLGTYFRTGAIRDDPALRRLLGLPDNRRVIGLVYAGYPVDVPARRRTPAAEKTVWLR; encoded by the coding sequence ATGTCTGACACAAGCCGCGCGGCGGCGGTACTGGACGTCATCCGGGGCCGGCGCAGCGTGCCCAAACTGAAGCCCGATCCCGTGCCCCACGATCTGGTGGCGCGTCTCTTGGACGCCGCGGTCTGGGCGCCCAATCACCGCGTGACCGAGCCGTGGCAGTTCTTCGTGCTCGAAGGCGAGTCCAAGCGGCGCTTCGCCGAGATCCGGCGCGACGCGCGGCGCAAGGCCATGCCGAACCCCGACGCCCCGGAAGTGCAGGCGGCGCTCGACAAAGTGTACCGCGACACGGTGGAGACGCCGTTGATCATCGCCGTGACCTCGCACCTGCCGGACGATCCCGAGGCGCGGGAGGAAGACATCTGGGCCACGTACGGCGCGGCGTACGCGTTCATGCTCGGCGCCTGGGCCGAGGGGCTGGGAACCTATTTCCGGACGGGCGCGATTCGGGACGATCCGGCGCTGCGGCGCCTGCTCGGGCTGCCGGACAACCGCCGAGTCATCGGCCTCGTCTACGCGGGCTATCCCGTGGACGTCCCGGCGCGCCGCCGCACGCCGGCCGCGGAGAAGACGGTCTGGCTCCGCTAG
- a CDS encoding LLM class flavin-dependent oxidoreductase, translated as MDEILELSEIADRTEAFDSVWVGDSLIAKPRLEAVATLSAIAARTTRVRLGTACMASFVYRNPIIFAIQWATLDVLSRGRALLCACMGASGGEGMGEAHDEVQVLGFHPKERVSRFEEGVEVVRRLLNEAPVTHEGAHYRFEDLTLEPRPVQRPLPVWVANEPNLDKPDLADRQCRRVASLGDGWMTDGGPTPAVFAARWQLLSHHLRDAGRDPNAFPTSYHMMININDDPRRAWDDGVGFLTRYYGPLRDDFLRIWLAAGPAEEVAARIQAYVDAGCRLPILRFAAWDAPVQIRRFLDAVYPRLKAAPATPA; from the coding sequence GTGGACGAGATCTTGGAGTTGAGTGAAATCGCCGACCGGACGGAGGCGTTCGACTCGGTCTGGGTCGGCGACAGCCTGATCGCGAAGCCCCGGCTCGAGGCGGTGGCGACGCTGTCCGCGATCGCGGCGAGAACGACGCGCGTGCGCCTGGGGACGGCGTGCATGGCGAGCTTTGTCTACCGGAATCCCATTATCTTCGCGATTCAGTGGGCCACCCTCGACGTCCTGAGCCGGGGACGCGCGCTCTTGTGCGCGTGCATGGGGGCGAGCGGCGGCGAGGGCATGGGCGAAGCGCACGACGAGGTGCAGGTGCTCGGGTTTCATCCCAAGGAGCGGGTGAGCCGTTTCGAAGAGGGCGTCGAGGTTGTGCGCCGGCTGCTCAACGAGGCGCCGGTGACGCACGAGGGGGCCCACTACCGGTTCGAGGATCTTACGCTCGAGCCGCGTCCGGTGCAGCGGCCGCTGCCGGTGTGGGTCGCGAACGAGCCGAACCTGGACAAGCCCGACCTGGCGGACCGGCAGTGCCGGCGGGTGGCGTCGCTTGGCGACGGATGGATGACGGACGGCGGGCCGACGCCGGCGGTGTTCGCGGCGCGGTGGCAATTGCTCTCCCACCACCTGCGCGACGCCGGCCGCGACCCGAACGCGTTTCCCACCTCGTACCACATGATGATCAACATCAACGACGATCCGCGGCGCGCCTGGGACGATGGGGTGGGCTTCCTGACGCGCTACTACGGCCCGCTGCGCGACGACTTTCTGCGGATCTGGCTGGCCGCCGGGCCGGCCGAGGAAGTCGCCGCGCGGATTCAGGCGTACGTCGACGCGGGCTGCCGGCTGCCGATTCTGCGGTTCGCCGCGTGGGATGCGCCGGTGCAGATCCGCCGGTTTCTCGACGCCGTGTACCCGCGGCTCAAGGCCGCGCCGGCGACACCGGCGTAG
- a CDS encoding DUF1684 domain-containing protein yields the protein METGGPDAPQAAAAAERLALLDWKRRVSALYQAVRTSPEPPAAWTSWRAARDDLFRNHPQSPVPVPDRGRLAVAYYPYDPAARALAEVAAVAPVSRDVTASDGGTYQFTRFADARFTLFGHSVTLGLYWLEGYGGGLFLPFRDATNGAGTYGGGRYLLDTVKGADLGVREGRLVLDFNFAYNPSCAYDSRWSCPLAPPENRLTIAVQAGERAPGAPVEEATDV from the coding sequence ATGGAGACGGGCGGCCCCGATGCGCCTCAGGCCGCCGCGGCGGCGGAGCGGCTGGCGCTGTTGGATTGGAAGCGGAGGGTGTCGGCGCTGTACCAGGCGGTCCGGACGTCCCCGGAGCCGCCGGCGGCCTGGACCTCGTGGCGCGCGGCGAGAGACGACCTGTTCCGGAATCATCCGCAATCCCCGGTGCCCGTGCCCGACCGCGGGCGTCTCGCCGTCGCCTACTATCCCTACGATCCCGCCGCGCGGGCCCTCGCGGAGGTGGCCGCCGTTGCGCCGGTCTCGCGCGACGTCACCGCGAGCGACGGGGGGACCTACCAATTCACGCGGTTCGCCGACGCCCGGTTCACGCTGTTCGGCCACTCGGTGACGCTCGGCCTGTACTGGCTGGAGGGGTACGGCGGCGGGCTGTTCCTTCCGTTTCGCGACGCGACGAACGGCGCCGGGACCTACGGCGGCGGCCGCTACCTGCTCGACACGGTCAAAGGGGCGGACCTGGGCGTCCGGGAGGGACGCCTCGTCCTGGACTTCAATTTTGCTTATAATCCATCGTGCGCGTACGATTCCCGCTGGAGTTGCCCGCTCGCGCCCCCGGAGAACCGGTTGACGATCGCGGTGCAGGCCGGCGAGCGCGCTCCGGGAGCACCTGTCGAGGAGGCGACCGATGTCTGA
- a CDS encoding STAS domain-containing protein: MEHPLLTCQVNEASFANVVHPHGEIDLSTVPILRGALDEAVALGHHVIVDLTDVTFIDSTGFREFLVHRRVCRENDRLMVLVNPRDRVQHVIETLNFFQMIPVFPSMEAAQTSLKGVPLPGDRRSVGSTSRDDRPRVRPPA; this comes from the coding sequence ATGGAACATCCGCTCTTGACCTGCCAGGTGAATGAAGCGTCCTTTGCCAACGTCGTCCACCCGCACGGCGAGATCGACCTCTCGACGGTGCCGATTCTTCGAGGCGCGCTGGACGAAGCGGTCGCGCTCGGCCACCACGTGATCGTGGACCTCACCGACGTCACCTTCATCGACAGCACAGGGTTTCGCGAGTTCCTCGTTCACCGCCGGGTGTGCCGCGAGAACGACCGTCTCATGGTGCTGGTCAATCCCCGGGACCGGGTTCAGCACGTCATCGAGACGCTGAACTTCTTCCAGATGATTCCGGTCTTCCCGTCGATGGAGGCGGCGCAGACTTCGCTCAAGGGTGTGCCGCTGCCCGGCGACCGGCGGAGTGTCGGAAGCACGTCACGAGATGATCGTCCACGAGTCCGGCCGCCTGCATGA
- a CDS encoding DNA-3-methyladenine glycosylase I — translation MPVRRRCWWAAGDPLLIAYHDAEWGRPVHDDRALFELLILEGAQAGLSWMTILRKRPQYRAAFAQFDPEAVARFDAGRRRRLLRDPGLVRNRLKIDAAVTNARAVLAVREECGSFDAYVWRFVDGAPIRRIRRSPRDVPAETPESRAMSKDLRGRGFAFVGPTICYAFMQAAGLVDDHLVTCFRHSAGRRAAAHP, via the coding sequence ATGCCGGTCCGGCGGCGCTGCTGGTGGGCGGCCGGCGATCCGCTGCTGATCGCCTATCACGATGCCGAGTGGGGCAGGCCCGTCCACGACGACCGCGCGCTGTTTGAGCTCTTGATCTTGGAAGGGGCGCAGGCCGGCCTGAGCTGGATGACGATTCTCCGCAAGCGCCCGCAGTACCGCGCCGCGTTCGCGCAGTTCGATCCGGAGGCGGTCGCCCGCTTCGACGCCGGGCGGCGCCGGCGGCTTCTGCGCGATCCCGGGCTGGTGCGAAACAGGTTGAAGATCGACGCCGCGGTGACGAACGCGCGGGCCGTGCTCGCGGTGCGAGAGGAGTGCGGAAGCTTCGACGCCTACGTGTGGCGGTTCGTCGACGGCGCGCCCATCCGCCGGATCCGCCGCAGCCCGCGGGACGTTCCGGCCGAAACGCCGGAGTCGCGCGCGATGAGCAAAGACCTGCGGGGGCGGGGCTTCGCCTTCGTGGGCCCCACCATCTGTTACGCGTTCATGCAGGCGGCCGGACTCGTGGACGATCATCTCGTGACGTGCTTCCGACACTCCGCCGGTCGCCGGGCAGCGGCACACCCTTGA
- a CDS encoding LLM class flavin-dependent oxidoreductase, with amino-acid sequence MKFALTLPNRGVLYGVTTPEQMLQMAETAERSGRYSDVWVGDSLLGKPRMESITLLAGIAARTKRVRLAPACMASFPLRDPVLLAYQWASLDLLAGGRTLLMACTGIVPQAGGAVEAAHYGVDGKARVERMVEWITILKKLWTEDEVTFEGKHYRLQGITIEPKPAAKPRPPIWIANNATGPRDRIERTHLRVARHADGWQTSLSDPEDVEWRLNDIRQKARELGRNPDELETSVYHNINVNEDRRAALDESKKFLDAYYTVDFKPDRVESWTAAGSPKQCIEHLNVYARMGINTIGLRCTGWDQMGQLRRVIDDVLPYVEGGR; translated from the coding sequence ATGAAGTTCGCGCTGACGCTGCCGAACCGCGGCGTGCTCTACGGCGTCACCACCCCCGAGCAAATGCTGCAGATGGCCGAGACCGCCGAGCGATCGGGACGGTACAGCGACGTGTGGGTCGGCGACAGCCTGCTGGGCAAGCCGCGGATGGAGTCGATCACGCTCTTGGCCGGCATCGCCGCACGCACGAAGCGCGTTCGCCTCGCGCCGGCCTGCATGGCCAGCTTCCCGCTGCGGGATCCGGTCCTGCTCGCGTACCAGTGGGCGAGCCTGGATCTGCTGGCGGGCGGCCGCACGCTCCTCATGGCCTGCACCGGCATCGTGCCCCAGGCGGGCGGCGCGGTGGAAGCCGCGCACTACGGCGTCGACGGCAAAGCCCGCGTCGAGCGCATGGTCGAGTGGATCACAATCTTGAAAAAGCTGTGGACTGAAGACGAGGTCACCTTCGAAGGCAAGCACTACCGCCTGCAGGGCATTACGATCGAGCCGAAGCCCGCGGCCAAGCCCCGGCCGCCGATCTGGATCGCCAACAACGCCACGGGGCCGCGCGACCGCATCGAGCGCACGCACCTTCGGGTCGCCCGGCACGCCGACGGCTGGCAGACGTCGCTGTCCGATCCGGAAGATGTGGAGTGGCGGCTCAACGACATCCGCCAGAAGGCGCGCGAGCTCGGCCGGAACCCCGACGAGCTGGAAACGAGCGTCTACCACAACATCAACGTCAACGAGGACCGCCGCGCGGCGCTCGACGAGTCGAAGAAGTTTCTCGACGCCTATTACACGGTGGACTTCAAGCCGGACCGGGTGGAGAGCTGGACGGCGGCCGGCTCGCCGAAGCAGTGTATCGAGCATCTCAACGTGTACGCGCGGATGGGCATCAACACGATCGGGCTGCGCTGCACCGGCTGGGACCAGATGGGCCAGCTGCGCCGCGTGATCGACGACGTACTCCCCTACGTGGAGGGCGGCCGCTAG
- a CDS encoding thiamine pyrophosphate-dependent enzyme, whose protein sequence is MSERDRAGQGHETRATVGVAAAQRAQSAAKRMTGGQALVESLKIQGVDVLFGLPGVQLDGAFDALWEARDAIRVYHTRHEQAASYMADGYARTTGRVGTCLVVPGPGILNAASGLSTAYACSAPVLCIAGQIPFSYIGRGSGMLHEIPDQLGAARSFTKWAGLAARPEDVPGVVHEAFRQLRSGHVRPVSVEVPQDTLQNSGEVVLPARVEPEREGGDPDAIEAAAERLGRAERPVIFTGGGVLRSGAWTALERLAEMLEAPVIMSSSGRGAISDRHYLAQTMVAGPELLPPADVVLVVGTRFLQPAQSKWRPRADQTVIQVDVDRDEIGRNCPVTAGIVGDADLVLQDLLSRIPRHNRGRASRREECEAVRRKVEEALGALEPQRSYAHAIRDALPEDGIVVSGVTQLGYWIQFGTFPIYRPRTLITPGYQGTLGYEYGTALGAQVGAPAQRVVAICGDGGFMYQVQELATAMLHRINAIAIVFNDGAFGNVRRMQEQLYGGHLIASDLYNPDFMKLADAFGVRGLRADGPDGLRTQLAAALRDDAPALIEVPVGPMPFPWPVIRPGIER, encoded by the coding sequence ATGAGCGAGAGGGACCGCGCGGGTCAGGGACACGAGACGCGGGCTACCGTCGGTGTGGCCGCGGCGCAGCGCGCGCAGTCCGCCGCGAAGCGCATGACCGGCGGCCAGGCTCTCGTGGAGAGCCTCAAAATTCAAGGCGTTGATGTGCTCTTCGGGCTTCCGGGGGTGCAGCTGGACGGCGCCTTCGATGCGCTGTGGGAGGCGCGCGACGCGATTCGCGTCTACCACACACGGCACGAGCAGGCGGCCTCCTACATGGCCGACGGCTACGCGCGCACGACCGGACGGGTGGGGACGTGTCTTGTGGTTCCGGGCCCCGGGATCTTGAACGCGGCGTCCGGCCTCTCGACGGCGTACGCCTGCTCCGCACCGGTGCTCTGCATCGCGGGACAGATTCCGTTTAGCTACATCGGACGCGGCTCCGGGATGCTGCATGAGATCCCGGACCAATTGGGCGCCGCGCGGTCCTTCACGAAATGGGCCGGCCTGGCGGCGCGCCCGGAAGACGTCCCGGGCGTGGTGCATGAGGCGTTCCGGCAGCTGCGCAGCGGCCACGTGCGCCCCGTGTCTGTCGAGGTTCCACAAGACACGCTCCAGAACTCGGGCGAGGTGGTGCTCCCCGCCCGCGTGGAGCCCGAGCGAGAAGGCGGCGATCCCGACGCGATCGAGGCGGCGGCCGAACGGCTGGGCCGCGCCGAACGGCCGGTCATCTTCACCGGCGGCGGCGTGCTGCGCTCCGGCGCGTGGACGGCTCTCGAGCGGCTGGCCGAGATGCTCGAGGCGCCGGTGATCATGTCGAGCAGCGGCCGCGGCGCGATCTCGGACCGGCACTACCTCGCGCAGACCATGGTCGCCGGACCGGAGCTGCTGCCGCCGGCCGATGTCGTGCTCGTGGTGGGTACTCGGTTCCTGCAGCCGGCGCAGTCCAAGTGGAGGCCGCGGGCCGACCAGACGGTAATTCAGGTCGACGTCGACCGGGACGAGATCGGGCGGAACTGCCCGGTGACCGCCGGGATCGTGGGCGACGCGGACCTGGTGCTGCAGGACCTGCTGTCGCGAATCCCTCGGCACAACCGCGGGCGCGCCTCCCGCCGGGAAGAGTGCGAGGCGGTCAGGCGCAAGGTCGAAGAAGCGCTCGGCGCGCTGGAGCCGCAGCGATCGTACGCGCACGCGATCCGCGACGCGCTGCCCGAGGACGGGATCGTGGTCAGCGGCGTCACGCAGCTTGGGTATTGGATTCAGTTTGGAACGTTTCCCATCTACCGGCCGAGGACGCTCATTACCCCGGGCTACCAGGGCACCCTCGGGTACGAATACGGCACGGCCCTCGGCGCGCAGGTGGGCGCTCCGGCGCAGCGGGTCGTCGCGATCTGCGGCGACGGGGGCTTCATGTACCAGGTTCAGGAGCTGGCCACCGCGATGCTGCACCGCATCAATGCGATCGCGATCGTGTTCAACGACGGCGCGTTCGGCAACGTGCGGCGCATGCAGGAGCAGCTCTACGGGGGCCATCTGATCGCGTCAGACTTGTATAATCCGGATTTCATGAAGCTCGCGGACGCGTTCGGAGTCAGAGGTCTGCGGGCGGACGGCCCGGACGGGCTCCGGACCCAGCTGGCTGCGGCGTTGCGCGACGATGCGCCGGCCCTGATCGAGGTCCCGGTCGGGCCGATGCCGTTCCCGTGGCCGGTGATTCGGCCGGGGATCGAGCGGTAG
- a CDS encoding acyl-CoA thioesterase/bile acid-CoA:amino acid N-acyltransferase family protein, translating to MTEATSVRVTVTPSQPLVDDPLGIVVSGGRPGQSVVVRARMRDGLGRRWESHAAFEADDRGDVEVANRRPLAGTYDAADARGLLWSMRLADGEPGGGWTNASPLETEFIAESGGERAGSARVSRLFAGPGVSRTEVRDNGLVATFFRPAGAAPRPAVVVVPGSGGGVPEGPAALLASHGFAGLALAYFRAGHLPESLAEIPLEYFETAIRWLRRHEAVAGRPLGVMGASRGGELALLLGSTFSDFSAVVGYVPSGVAHAGISGGGLREARRRPAWIYKGKAAQPFIASRDADRMEEPAPAPEPLALTPFFLRALEDRAAAEAAEIPVERINGPVLLISGQDDQMWPSPVLADIAMKRLARHQHRFPYSHLSYPGAGHLIGQPGLPATVAASLHPLAGRSLAFGGNPRDNAAAAADSWPKVLALFREALARN from the coding sequence GTGACCGAAGCAACCAGCGTTCGCGTGACCGTGACGCCGTCCCAGCCGCTGGTGGACGATCCGCTGGGCATTGTTGTGTCCGGCGGCCGCCCGGGCCAATCCGTCGTCGTGCGCGCGCGGATGCGCGACGGCCTGGGGCGCCGATGGGAATCCCACGCGGCGTTCGAGGCCGATGACCGCGGAGACGTCGAGGTCGCGAACAGGCGTCCGCTCGCCGGAACGTACGACGCCGCGGACGCCCGAGGGCTCCTCTGGTCCATGCGGTTGGCGGACGGCGAGCCCGGTGGGGGATGGACGAACGCGTCCCCGCTCGAGACCGAGTTCATCGCGGAGTCGGGCGGTGAGCGGGCCGGTTCTGCACGCGTCAGCCGCTTGTTCGCCGGGCCCGGCGTCTCCCGAACGGAAGTGCGCGACAACGGCCTCGTCGCCACCTTCTTCCGGCCTGCCGGTGCCGCGCCGCGCCCGGCCGTGGTGGTCGTGCCCGGATCCGGCGGCGGCGTGCCCGAAGGCCCCGCGGCCCTGCTGGCGTCGCACGGCTTCGCCGGGCTCGCGCTCGCCTATTTCCGGGCGGGGCATCTTCCCGAGTCGCTCGCGGAGATTCCGCTCGAATATTTTGAAACGGCGATCCGGTGGCTGCGCCGCCACGAAGCCGTGGCCGGGCGGCCACTCGGGGTCATGGGCGCCTCGCGCGGCGGAGAGCTCGCGCTGCTGCTCGGCTCGACGTTTTCCGACTTCAGCGCGGTGGTGGGGTACGTTCCCAGCGGTGTCGCCCATGCCGGCATCTCGGGCGGCGGCCTGCGCGAAGCGAGGCGGAGACCGGCGTGGATCTACAAGGGCAAGGCGGCCCAGCCGTTCATCGCCTCGCGGGATGCGGACCGGATGGAAGAGCCGGCGCCGGCGCCGGAGCCGCTCGCCCTCACGCCGTTCTTCCTGCGGGCGCTCGAGGACCGGGCCGCGGCCGAAGCCGCCGAGATCCCGGTGGAGCGAATCAACGGACCCGTATTGTTGATCTCGGGACAGGACGATCAGATGTGGCCGTCACCTGTGCTCGCAGACATCGCCATGAAGCGGCTCGCGCGGCATCAGCACCGGTTCCCGTACTCGCACCTGTCGTATCCGGGGGCCGGCCATCTCATCGGCCAGCCCGGCCTGCCGGCGACGGTCGCGGCGTCACTGCACCCGCTCGCCGGGCGGTCGTTGGCGTTCGGCGGCAATCCGAGGGACAACGCCGCGGCGGCCGCGGACTCCTGGCCGAAGGTCCTCGCGCTCTTCCGGGAGGCGCTGGCGCGGAACTGA